GTACACAAACCAGAGAAGGAAATGATAGtgaatataacacaataatacttAGAAGGTCAACTACAGAGAACTCTGGATTTCTGGAGCACTTCATGACAAGGAcacaaattataataaatgcCTAGCTTTAGTATTCATTCACACAGGACCTCattaaaatgtgatttaaaaaatatacttaAAAATGCAGACTTTCATCTTTAATGTTGGGTTATATTTATCGGTCATGAATCTGCCCTTGGTAACTTCCCTATTTATCATAACGTCCCGAAGTAATGTACAGATATAGaattctatttttctttactcattatgtgctgtaaatacaacttacACATACTTCTCCATACACATGCTAACTTAacagccttatttattgatctacatttttacatatttatctgaacttgttcatttgcacagttTCTACTATTTACACTTTTGGTAGATGATAAACACCATTTTGTTGCTGTACTTTGGAATAACTATATCAATCTATCAAAGTCTATCTAtcaaagtctatctatctatctatctatctatctatctatctatctatctatctatctatctatctatctatctatctatctatctatctatctatctatctatctatctatctatcgatctatctatctatctatctatctatctgactgtctgtctgtctgtctgcctgtctagatagatagatagatagatagatagatagatagatagatagatagatagatagatagatagatagatagatagatagatagatagatagacagacagacagacagacagaatttattcatcccaaagggaaattcataCTAtcaaagtctatctatctatctatctatctatctatctatctatctatctatctatctatctatctatctatctatctatctatctatctatctatgtctatctagactattattgttattattattattgttgttgttgttaataaaaacaattcacctGCCTCCAAAAATTCCTTGTGacaacaaccaaaaatccaAACCAGGAGAacagtattatattatattatattatattatattatattatattatattatattatattatattatattatattatattatattatatcatattatattatattatattatattatattatattatattatattatattatattatattatattattacacagatcaggcataacattttgaccacctgcctaatattgtgttggtctccatttgctgccaaaacagccctgacccatcatgcactgtgtactgtgtataaAACGTTTCtatcactccccacgtgcatcatccttgaccacccatgaccctgtcgccagttcaccactgttccttctttggactaCTTTTcataggtactgaccactgcagaccgggaacaccccacaagagctgcagttttggagatgctctgatccagtggtctagccatcacaatttggtccttcatcaaactcgctcaaatccttatgttTGTCCATTTATctgcttctatcacatcaactttgaggacaaaatgtttacttgctgcctaatatattatattatattatattatattatattatattatattatattatattatattgtattatattatattatattatattatattatattattttatattatattatttttcatttagactctgaatatcatcatcataacaatAAAAGTTAAGACAAAGATGTCTTCTCATTTTATCTCATAGAATTATAAAAGAGGTACAATTATAAAACAATTATAACTCAGTGACTCACAGGAAACCATAATGTACTGAAATAcatagtgtttattattaaagtatTATAAGTATTTATTAGAACAGGTTTATGCTacatgtgtgtaacagtcacttcatttcattttatcgaTCCATTAATTGGAGAACAAATATGAAGAAGGACACGGTTAGTGATACTGAACTCTCATAAACACCAGGTGGAGCCGTCACATTGAGGCCCAGATCTGAGAATATCTTGATTGTATAATTAAATAACGACAAAGTGCTTGTTCTTTGTATTAAAAAGAACTTGCCATGTGtcatataacaataataaaggaATGACTCTCAGGAAACCATGGTACATGTGACATGTACaacaatatttaatttcatttggaATTTAAATAGAAACAAACATAAAGAAGACACAGACTGTGATACTGATCTCGTAATAACACCAGAAGCATAGAGGAGAGgatatgtaaatattaatttagTGTTCTGTGTTGGAATTATCTATTGCTAAGGATAAGAGGTTTGCAGAGACACTGTGGCATTGTTTTTCTGATCCACTACTTTCATGTGATTCTTGACCCAGCCAGCAGTAGGATCCACACAGAATTTCTTCCCAGTGTTCATGTCAAAGCTgtgacacaaaaagaaaaaagaaaaaggatgcCTGATTACTgcaaataaccaaaaaaaaaaaaaaaacccaaccaatcaaccaaacatagacatatataattaaaatccTATATTTGTACCAAGCAGGTGATACTCACACAATGGCCTTTATGGGGCAGTCACTGCTGGTCCAGTGGTATTTCACAATGTTTTTTACTGGGATCCTCAATTTAGTTGTGTCTGGACAGCATTGAGTCTTGAGCTCAAAAACGACTGGAGCTGGGATGAAACAGTGTTTatagagattattattattattattattattattattattattattattattattattattattattattatacatcatactgCTGCCTACAAGACAATACAGACATGTTCTGATATTAGGAGGGAAAAATGAGAGAGCACAATGTTTAATACTATATTATTTAACAACTGGATTGAAACCTTGCACACAGATTGAATCAAATTGACTAAATTCAACTCAAAACATTTACTTGAAAATTTGAATTCAGATTGTAGCGGCTAATTACCCAATCCATAAAAATCgttctctgtgttcacactgcaagtAAAAAAGTGTGCAATATTAAAAGAAGGATTTAATACTCACCACTAAGCACCAGCTGAAGAGAGCAGAGGGAGAAGAGAAACAGCAGAGCCGTCAGTTTCTTCATCCTAGCAAAAGGTCTGGTTTctcacagagagagacggagcCGAATGAGAGATCAGGAGAGAGGAGTCCTGGAGTCCTGAGTGCTGGAGGAGAAAGCTTCTCTCCatcatttatatacactgagagagagggtttCTGAGAATCAATCTTCCTACAGTATAACatccttcctcttttcttcttctgttttccTGAACCTTATTTCAGTGTAAATCATCTACCATATGCAGACTTTGCAGAAATTTTTTTCACATCGTTTTGACAGAGAAAGCATTACAGGACTGAGATAGCAatttatagtttagtttttaattaaaaaaaacttaatcaGGTGTTTGGTAGTTAAAGTGCTATGTGTTTATTTTGACTTAACATCTCATTATAGATTGTGgtaaaagtttattttatatatatatatatatatatatatatatatatatatatatatatatatatatataatagtagTAGagattcatcatcatctctgtggagatcatcaagagcaccaaatttctTGGCGTTCATCTTGCAGAGAatttcacctggtcactcaacaccagctccatcagtaagagagcacagcagcatctctacttcctatAAAGGCTGGGGAAAGctcatctccctccccccatcctgaccatTTTCTACAGatggaccatcgagagcatcctgagcagctgcatcactgcctggtttgggaattgtaCTTTATTATGGATCACAGATTTTATCACGGATATTATTGtactctctcccctctatcattgacatttacaccacatgcTGCATCTACAAAGCCAGCAGCATtctggatgaccccacacacccatcacacacactcttcacctttcacacacccatcacacacactcttcacccttcacacacccatcacacacactcttcacccttctggcttctggaaagaggtacctaagcattcgggcctcacaaccagactgtgtaacagtttcttccctcaagccaccaggctcctcaacacccagaactgaattatatcaactcactcacacacacacacacacacacacacacacccacacacacacacacacagccaaacacacacacacacacagccaaacacacacacacacacacacacactctctcacacacacacacacacacacacacattcacacacacacacacacacacacacactcaactgtgtgaactgatctgatctgagcaaaattcatccatgtct
This genomic stretch from Hemibagrus wyckioides isolate EC202008001 linkage group LG08, SWU_Hwy_1.0, whole genome shotgun sequence harbors:
- the LOC131358017 gene encoding eotaxin-like, encoding MKKLTALLFLFSLCSLQLVLSAPVVFELKTQCCPDTTKLRIPVKNIVKYHWTSSDCPIKAIVFDMNTGKKFCVDPTAGWVKNHMKVVDQKNNATVSLQTSYP